DNA from Paludisphaera mucosa:
GCCCGCGCGCTGGGGCGAGGTGGACAAGGGCCGGGAGATGAACCGGCTGATCCGCCAGATGGCCCTGCGCATGCCGCGGGTCGGCTTCGTGACGGCCGACGAGTTCACCCTCGGCCCCGACGGCATGGCCCGCCACGAGCTGTTCGTCGAGGACCGGCTGCACCTCTCGCCGATGGGCTACAAGCTGCTCGCGGAGCGGGTCCGGCCCTACCTCACGCGCTGAGGCCGTTCGGCCGGGGCGGGCGGATTCAGCCCTCGACCTCGCGGACCTCGACGACCTGATGCAGCAGCTCGCCGCTCCCCCAGAGGGTCGTCATCGGCACGTCGGCGGCGTCGCGGCCCACGGCGATCGGCACGAGCGCGGGTCGCACGCCTTCATACGTCGCGTCGATGTTGCGCCAGGCCCCGCCCAGGTACACCTGGACGTAGCCGTGGAAGTCGGGCGGCTCCAGGCCCAGGGCGTACGCCGAGACGTAGCGGGCCGGCACGCCCAACGCCCGGCAGAAGGCGATCGTCAGGTGGGCGAAGTCGCGGCAGACGCCCACCCGCTCGGTCGCCGTGTCGAAGGCCGAGGTCAGCGAGTCGGTCGTGCCGTAGCGGTACTCGACGCGGCTGCGGACCCAGTCGGCGATCCCCAGCACCCGCTCCGCGCCCGGCTTGAGGCGTCCGAATTCGCCTTGCGCCATGCGGGCCAGCAGGTCGGACTGGCAGTAGCGGGAGGGCAGCGTGTACGACATCACCTCGGCGGGGATCTGCTGCGGCGGGTGCTCCGGGGCGTCGAGCGGGACCGACGAGTTGGGCTCCGACTCGATCGTCGCCGTGAACTCGAAGGCGAAGGTCCCCGCGGGTGCCATCAGCCGGCGCTGGACGTTGCCGTGGAAGTCCGCGCGCAGCTCGGAGAAGGTCGTCGGCGTGGTGGTGAGCCGCTCCTCCAGCAGGC
Protein-coding regions in this window:
- a CDS encoding transglutaminase-like domain-containing protein → MLLSVRAAASYHLPAESFVLLMVEPPLQGAGHRLLEERLTTTPTTFSELRADFHGNVQRRLMAPAGTFAFEFTATIESEPNSSVPLDAPEHPPQQIPAEVMSYTLPSRYCQSDLLARMAQGEFGRLKPGAERVLGIADWVRSRVEYRYGTTDSLTSAFDTATERVGVCRDFAHLTIAFCRALGVPARYVSAYALGLEPPDFHGYVQVYLGGAWRNIDATYEGVRPALVPIAVGRDAADVPMTTLWGSGELLHQVVEVREVEG